One region of Epilithonimonas zeae genomic DNA includes:
- a CDS encoding response regulator transcription factor, with amino-acid sequence MKKIILIEDESSVVSFIKKGLQELDYEISVALDGSTGIKLVEDNDFDLIILDIMLPDINGLEVCKEIRKKNKSVPILFLTALDSSENIVLGLESGGDDYLVKPFKFIELVARIKSLLRRSGHSNGNESNEIDDENTYQFSDLTVNDYTKKVTRAGAEISLTSTEYKLLLYFLNNPEKVISRAEILEAVWGVNYELGTNVVDVYVNYLRKKLDNQDDDKLIHTVIGMGYVLKKS; translated from the coding sequence ATGAAAAAAATTATTCTGATAGAAGACGAATCCAGTGTTGTTTCCTTTATCAAAAAAGGACTGCAAGAATTGGATTATGAGATTTCCGTAGCTTTGGACGGCTCCACAGGTATCAAATTGGTCGAAGACAACGATTTTGACCTGATCATTTTGGATATTATGTTACCCGATATCAATGGTTTAGAAGTCTGTAAAGAAATCCGAAAGAAGAATAAAAGCGTTCCTATTCTATTTTTAACTGCTTTGGATTCTTCAGAAAACATCGTTCTTGGACTAGAAAGTGGTGGCGATGATTATCTTGTGAAGCCTTTCAAATTTATAGAATTAGTGGCCAGAATCAAATCTCTTCTCAGAAGAAGTGGACACAGCAACGGAAACGAATCTAACGAGATTGATGATGAAAACACTTATCAATTTTCAGATTTAACAGTTAACGATTACACCAAAAAAGTAACCCGCGCTGGAGCAGAAATTTCATTAACCTCAACAGAATATAAACTCCTACTCTATTTTCTGAATAATCCGGAAAAAGTAATTTCCAGAGCAGAAATATTGGAAGCAGTTTGGGGAGTGAACTATGAACTGGGAACCAATGTTGTAGATGTTTACGTTAATTATCTCAGAAAAAAACTTGATAATCAGGATGATGACAAATTGATCCACACCGTTATAGGAATGGGCTACGTTCTCAAAAAATCATAA
- a CDS encoding restriction endonuclease subunit S, with product MCYTGSGGTPKSTEVNYYENGKIPWLNSGELNKTFIISTTNFITELGMKNSSAKLFPSNIILMAMYGATAGKTSIVSFETTTNQAVCAIIPNDHLLFHYIKFSLDNMYRYLVNLSTGSARDNLSQDKIRDLNTIIPAERTIRDFSNTVIILFNKIKNNHIQNQQLSSLRDWLLPMLMNGQVKIE from the coding sequence ATTTGTTATACTGGATCTGGCGGTACTCCAAAATCTACAGAGGTTAATTATTATGAAAATGGAAAAATCCCATGGCTAAATAGTGGTGAATTGAATAAAACATTTATTATATCAACGACTAATTTTATTACAGAATTAGGAATGAAAAATTCTAGTGCTAAGCTTTTTCCAAGCAATATAATTTTAATGGCTATGTATGGTGCAACTGCAGGTAAAACAAGTATTGTTTCTTTTGAAACAACAACTAATCAAGCAGTTTGCGCAATTATTCCTAATGATCATTTGCTTTTTCATTACATAAAATTTAGCTTGGATAACATGTATAGATATCTAGTAAACCTAAGTACAGGTTCAGCAAGAGATAATCTATCTCAGGATAAAATAAGAGATTTAAATACAATTATTCCTGCTGAAAGAACAATAAGGGATTTTTCAAATACTGTAATTATCTTGTTTAATAAAATAAAAAATAATCATATTCAAAACCAACAACTTAGCTCTCTGCGCGACTGGCTTTTACCTATGCTAATGAATGGGCAGGTAAAAATTGAATAA
- a CDS encoding serine hydrolase domain-containing protein: MKYTSQAKKFFAVTLSVGYLALIFSCSASRSQDVILHTTDPLYGEIEKLGQELTIKNNVPGAAVAVIRDGKIAWIQSIGYADLASKKPVTPETIFNIGSISKLISAWGFMQLTEKDLVKLDDPVDPLLSRWHLPESEFDRSKVTLRRILSHTAGLSVHGYGGSDQGKPLLSLEESLNGKTKRNGETVHLISEPGTKWDYSGGGFTVAQLLLEERTNQSFTTYMKNNILLPLGMKHSSYDWKTEMMVNSATAYDENGNPVKKRIFTEKAAAGLQTTIKDLAHFAELSITRDPKELNKVLKPGTIKLMETPVLPNSNEGESGLGYRFMNYEGFRTVGHTGENVGWSAALFLDLPTQSGIIVLCNGSNGDRVWFPIYQSWLKTLKMKNEFLK, from the coding sequence ATGAAATATACTAGTCAAGCAAAAAAATTCTTTGCAGTTACTTTATCCGTTGGTTATCTGGCTTTGATCTTTTCCTGCTCTGCAAGCAGATCACAGGATGTTATTCTTCATACAACAGATCCTTTATATGGAGAAATTGAGAAATTAGGACAAGAGCTTACTATAAAAAATAATGTTCCCGGAGCCGCAGTGGCTGTGATCCGAGACGGAAAGATCGCCTGGATACAATCGATCGGTTATGCGGATCTTGCAAGCAAAAAACCTGTAACGCCTGAAACGATCTTTAATATCGGTTCCATATCCAAGCTGATCTCTGCGTGGGGCTTTATGCAACTAACTGAAAAAGATCTTGTCAAATTAGACGATCCCGTCGATCCATTGCTATCCCGATGGCATCTCCCGGAATCTGAATTTGACAGATCAAAAGTAACATTAAGACGAATCTTAAGTCATACTGCAGGACTTTCTGTTCATGGCTATGGCGGATCAGACCAAGGAAAGCCACTGCTAAGCTTGGAAGAATCATTGAATGGAAAAACCAAACGGAATGGCGAAACAGTACATCTTATCAGTGAGCCGGGAACTAAATGGGACTATTCCGGGGGAGGCTTCACTGTAGCACAACTGCTTCTCGAAGAGAGAACCAACCAAAGTTTCACCACCTATATGAAAAATAATATCTTGCTACCACTTGGAATGAAACATAGCAGTTATGATTGGAAAACCGAAATGATGGTTAATTCGGCAACAGCATACGACGAGAATGGTAATCCTGTAAAGAAACGGATCTTTACAGAAAAAGCAGCGGCAGGACTTCAGACCACGATCAAGGACCTTGCTCATTTCGCAGAGTTGTCCATTACCCGTGATCCAAAAGAGTTGAATAAAGTTTTGAAACCTGGAACCATCAAGTTAATGGAAACGCCTGTCCTTCCAAATTCCAATGAAGGCGAAAGTGGTCTTGGATATCGGTTCATGAATTACGAAGGTTTCAGAACCGTAGGACACACGGGCGAAAATGTAGGATGGAGCGCTGCATTATTTTTGGATCTGCCAACCCAGAGCGGTATCATTGTTCTATGTAATGGATCTAATGGTGATCGGGTGTGGTTTCCGATCTACCAGAGCTGGCTAAAAACACTTAAGATGAAAAATGAATTTTTAAAATAG
- a CDS encoding T9SS type A sorting domain-containing protein — protein MKKYWQIIVFLLFSSNIFCQTATTDSNFNPEDIGFGNGDGANSVVSSSALQPDGKIIIGGKFTSYNGTARNRIARLNSDGTIDTSFNIGTGVDNTITDIILQPDGKIIIGGDFTNYNGSVRNRIARLNKDGTLDASFNIGTGVDKTINDIALQSDGKVLIGGAFTVYSSVAQNRIARLNSDGSLDTNFSIGNGADASVNSIVLQSDGKILIGGDFTNYKGSIRNRIARLTTNGTLDLDFNPASGANNSISCLSLQSDGKILISGDFTSYDGTIKNHIARLNDNGNLDTSFNIGSGSNYSIEKIIVQPDNKIIVAGAFSTFNSESSNRIARLNEDGTLDRDFYIGTGATSYISTIILLPTKKILIGGDFTIFNHLGKNRFARLDSDGTMDLTFNPGSGASDTVTSIALQPDGKILVGGYFISHNGMERNHLARLNIDGTLDLGFKSAVSGITEATTTINSIGIQSDGKIIIVGQFSFYEGSVRKNIARVNADGSLDRTFLQVNGAGGPFKSLVFLSDGKILIGGQLNGHLARLNANGSIDTTFNPGIGADHIINTVALQPNGKILVGGLFNRYNNSSRNRLARLNEDGTLDTSFNPGTAANNDINTIVLQSDGKILIGGNFTSYNGIARNRIARLNNDGTLDTNFNPGSGANNNVNSIAIQSDGKILIAGIFTTYNGISRNRIARLNANGTLDVDFNPGGGADNTVHTIALQPDNKILIGGAFVSFNGIGRNRIARLTNEPILSYTEINEKSISLYPNPVKDILHIDNKEEGNVYLYDMLGNLVTKSQLHKGQNNIDIKSLPKGNYILFLQNGLKNKTAKIIKE, from the coding sequence ATGAAAAAATACTGGCAAATCATTGTTTTTTTACTTTTCTCATCAAATATATTTTGTCAAACAGCTACTACAGATTCTAATTTTAATCCTGAAGATATTGGTTTTGGCAATGGTGATGGAGCAAATAGTGTTGTGAGCAGCAGTGCTTTACAACCAGATGGAAAAATCATAATTGGTGGTAAATTTACCTCCTACAATGGTACAGCTCGAAATCGTATTGCCCGTCTGAATAGTGATGGTACAATAGATACAAGTTTTAATATCGGAACGGGTGTTGATAATACAATTACAGATATTATTTTACAACCAGACGGAAAAATTATTATTGGTGGAGACTTTACAAATTATAATGGCTCTGTAAGAAATAGAATTGCCAGACTGAATAAGGATGGAACATTGGACGCAAGTTTTAATATCGGAACTGGTGTAGATAAGACCATCAACGATATTGCTTTACAGTCAGATGGAAAAGTTTTAATCGGTGGTGCTTTTACTGTCTACAGCAGTGTTGCTCAAAATCGAATTGCCAGACTAAATAGTGATGGTTCATTAGATACCAACTTTAGTATCGGTAATGGAGCAGATGCTTCTGTAAATAGTATTGTATTACAATCAGATGGAAAAATTCTTATTGGTGGAGACTTTACAAATTATAAGGGTTCTATAAGAAATCGAATTGCTAGGCTGACTACGAATGGAACTTTGGATTTGGATTTCAATCCTGCATCTGGCGCTAACAATTCAATTAGTTGCTTATCATTACAATCTGATGGGAAAATATTAATCAGCGGAGATTTTACCTCTTACGATGGCACTATAAAAAATCATATCGCTAGATTGAATGACAATGGAAATTTAGATACAAGTTTCAACATAGGAAGTGGAAGCAACTATTCCATCGAAAAGATTATTGTACAGCCCGATAATAAGATTATTGTTGCTGGTGCTTTCAGCACTTTCAATAGCGAATCCTCTAATAGAATTGCGAGATTGAATGAAGACGGAACCTTGGATAGAGACTTCTATATTGGTACGGGAGCTACAAGTTATATTTCCACTATCATTCTACTTCCCACTAAAAAGATATTGATTGGTGGAGATTTTACAATATTTAATCACTTAGGAAAAAATCGTTTTGCTCGTTTAGACAGTGATGGAACAATGGATCTGACATTTAACCCTGGGAGTGGTGCAAGTGATACGGTAACCAGCATTGCTCTCCAGCCCGATGGAAAAATATTGGTTGGTGGATATTTTATTTCTCATAATGGAATGGAGAGAAACCATCTTGCCCGTTTAAATATAGATGGAACTTTGGACTTGGGCTTCAAATCTGCTGTATCAGGTATTACTGAAGCAACTACAACAATAAACAGTATTGGTATACAGTCTGATGGCAAAATTATAATTGTGGGACAATTTAGTTTTTATGAAGGATCAGTCAGAAAGAATATTGCAAGAGTTAATGCAGATGGTTCACTAGATAGAACCTTTTTACAAGTTAATGGAGCCGGAGGTCCCTTTAAAAGTCTTGTATTTTTATCTGATGGGAAAATCTTAATAGGAGGACAATTAAATGGTCACCTTGCGCGTTTAAATGCCAATGGATCTATTGATACAACTTTCAATCCTGGCATCGGTGCTGATCATATAATTAATACTGTTGCCTTACAACCAAATGGTAAAATTTTGGTGGGAGGCCTTTTTAATAGGTATAATAACAGTTCCAGAAACCGACTAGCTCGATTAAATGAAGATGGAACATTAGATACGAGCTTTAATCCAGGAACCGCAGCTAATAATGATATCAATACTATTGTTTTGCAATCCGATGGCAAAATTTTGATTGGTGGTAATTTTACTTCTTACAATGGGATAGCCAGAAATCGTATTGCAAGATTAAATAATGATGGGACGCTGGATACGAACTTCAATCCAGGAAGTGGAGCAAATAACAATGTTAATAGTATAGCTATACAATCTGATGGCAAAATTTTGATAGCAGGTATTTTCACAACTTATAACGGAATATCAAGAAATAGGATTGCTAGACTTAATGCTAATGGTACATTGGATGTTGATTTCAACCCTGGCGGTGGTGCTGACAATACGGTTCATACAATCGCATTACAACCTGATAATAAAATCCTTATTGGAGGTGCTTTTGTTTCTTTCAATGGTATAGGAAGAAATAGGATCGCCAGACTTACAAACGAACCAATCCTTAGTTATACTGAAATTAATGAAAAAAGTATCAGCTTATATCCAAATCCGGTGAAAGATATTTTACATATTGATAACAAAGAGGAAGGAAACGTTTATTTATACGACATGCTAGGAAATCTTGTTACAAAATCCCAGCTACACAAGGGTCAAAACAATATAGATATTAAGAGTTTACCAAAAGGCAATTACATTCTGTTTTTGCAGAATGGTTTAAAAAACAAAACAGCCAAGATTATTAAAGAGTAA
- a CDS encoding tetratricopeptide repeat protein: MITRKNFLRIGSLGIASILVPNFLFSKSSILSPVEDVTTLLKQARRYRRQGRFSKAKTTYQQVLSLDGTEIRAYNGIRKILLKEKHKELEVIQLYQQALSNLPNHFRFKRSLYGEYLRASIGNQKLFKQLNLTSGRPLSFIKQHFDTLLQERPDNKNLQKQVAKINKYIAMNVDTTYAHKNKAVKQFRKDNKKAHKARFATLTSTETTQRLADLNALPVNPDRQQHIREMNQVNVKALRTDKNYAAALTATEAYLNDVSNSDAYFIKQFRDLSKQLNQYDKLINFEIQNHAAKNTYWSAVALFDAYQRKSEEMNQPAPAVMDTLLTYITNNYNNPMQRFEAATRKIKLSLLRNELSDVRELLIEQCKEKMLVSDSHSIDRINILIAKYWKKSGENDYKRIISICNLPNDYLQSDDELVYKASLMNMNRSRSKAIHIDQLQYRISKL; this comes from the coding sequence ATGATTACGAGAAAAAACTTCCTGAGGATAGGCTCTTTAGGTATAGCTTCTATTTTAGTTCCCAATTTTCTTTTTTCAAAATCGTCAATTTTATCGCCAGTTGAGGATGTCACAACACTGCTAAAGCAAGCAAGAAGATATCGACGTCAGGGACGTTTTTCCAAAGCAAAAACCACTTATCAGCAGGTGCTGTCTTTAGATGGTACAGAGATTCGTGCATACAATGGTATTAGAAAGATCTTGCTAAAGGAAAAACATAAAGAACTGGAGGTTATTCAACTTTACCAGCAAGCTTTATCAAATCTACCTAATCACTTTAGATTTAAAAGAAGTCTATATGGTGAATATTTGAGAGCTAGTATTGGAAACCAAAAACTTTTTAAGCAATTAAACCTTACATCTGGAAGACCATTATCATTTATAAAACAACATTTTGATACTTTGTTGCAGGAACGCCCTGATAATAAGAATCTTCAAAAACAGGTAGCAAAGATTAATAAGTATATCGCCATGAATGTTGATACGACTTATGCGCACAAAAATAAGGCCGTAAAACAATTTCGTAAGGATAATAAGAAAGCCCACAAGGCTAGATTTGCAACTTTAACCTCCACGGAAACAACACAAAGATTGGCCGATCTAAATGCGCTTCCGGTAAATCCTGATCGTCAACAACACATCAGGGAAATGAATCAGGTTAATGTAAAAGCGTTAAGGACAGATAAGAATTATGCAGCTGCACTTACTGCAACTGAGGCTTATCTAAACGATGTGAGTAATTCTGATGCGTATTTCATCAAGCAATTCCGGGACTTATCAAAGCAATTGAACCAATATGATAAGCTGATCAATTTTGAGATTCAAAATCATGCAGCTAAGAATACCTACTGGTCAGCTGTAGCATTATTTGATGCCTATCAAAGGAAATCGGAAGAAATGAACCAGCCGGCACCGGCTGTTATGGATACTCTGTTAACATATATCACAAATAATTACAACAATCCAATGCAAAGGTTCGAGGCTGCAACTAGAAAGATAAAGCTGAGTTTATTGAGAAATGAATTGAGCGATGTTAGAGAACTTTTAATAGAACAGTGCAAAGAGAAAATGCTGGTTAGCGATTCTCACTCCATTGACAGAATCAACATACTTATTGCAAAGTACTGGAAAAAAAGCGGTGAAAATGATTATAAGAGGATAATCTCTATCTGCAATCTGCCTAATGATTATCTACAATCAGATGATGAATTAGTTTATAAAGCATCATTAATGAATATGAATCGTTCTAGAAGCAAAGCTATCCATATTGACCAGCTACAATACAGGATTTCCAAACTTTAA
- a CDS encoding lamin tail domain-containing protein: protein MIKKIIILLSLIYILNDINGQIVITEIHYDTPYSERLYRLNETTQQIDEARRHHWGEFIEIYNYSDRDLSLQNWYVQDKLGTAWLPGNKVIKSGELMVIAYSKLVYNTTPFTELFSRTRGKESQVILQDKILLRNKAELVRLGYHAFGGKVPLQKGEFMWSPSNPTANYQEKAWMTPDVSYNYNSYQLTSNNTYVLGPVDPLEAAYKPPIQKYEDIMKDVYQQYYSYVDWGEFVRELVDKICGISIPLEQQTPNGTYTSAGKCFHYDIAGNRDTATDCASPTTSNPQPTVYTSDELDEIKSYIAVYPNPATASNQYLVNVSWNGPAINKIYNIQIYNSAGGVVYGSNPTQNSTSASFSLANQLPGVFVINFTLNTGQVISKNILKW, encoded by the coding sequence ATGATCAAGAAAATTATCATCTTATTATCATTAATTTATATATTAAATGATATCAACGGTCAGATTGTTATAACTGAAATTCACTACGACACACCTTACAGTGAAAGGCTATATCGTTTGAACGAAACGACACAACAGATTGACGAGGCAAGAAGGCATCATTGGGGAGAATTTATAGAAATATACAATTACAGCGACAGAGATCTAAGCTTACAAAATTGGTATGTACAGGATAAGCTTGGGACAGCTTGGCTTCCTGGGAATAAAGTGATAAAGTCCGGTGAGTTAATGGTGATTGCATATAGTAAATTGGTTTACAATACCACTCCATTTACTGAATTATTTTCAAGGACTCGAGGAAAAGAATCCCAAGTGATCTTGCAAGATAAAATTTTGCTTAGAAATAAAGCCGAATTAGTCAGATTAGGGTATCACGCTTTTGGAGGAAAGGTTCCCTTACAAAAGGGAGAATTTATGTGGAGTCCTTCCAATCCTACAGCAAATTATCAAGAGAAAGCATGGATGACTCCCGATGTTAGTTATAACTACAATTCATATCAATTAACTTCCAACAACACTTATGTATTAGGACCAGTTGATCCTTTGGAAGCGGCATATAAACCACCAATCCAGAAATATGAAGATATTATGAAGGATGTTTATCAGCAGTATTATTCTTACGTAGACTGGGGCGAATTTGTACGTGAGTTGGTTGATAAAATATGTGGAATCAGTATACCATTGGAACAACAGACACCTAATGGAACATACACAAGTGCCGGAAAATGTTTTCACTATGACATTGCAGGTAATCGCGATACTGCTACAGATTGTGCTTCGCCAACAACAAGTAATCCTCAGCCTACGGTTTATACTAGTGATGAACTAGATGAAATAAAGAGTTATATTGCTGTTTACCCTAACCCAGCAACTGCTTCCAATCAGTATTTGGTTAATGTAAGCTGGAATGGTCCCGCCATCAACAAAATATATAATATTCAAATTTATAATTCAGCAGGTGGAGTTGTTTATGGGTCTAATCCAACACAAAATTCCACATCAGCTAGCTTTTCATTAGCTAATCAATTGCCGGGTGTTTTTGTTATCAATTTTACATTGAACACGGGACAGGTTATATCAAAGAATATTCTTAAATGGTAG